In one Drosophila pseudoobscura strain MV-25-SWS-2005 chromosome X, UCI_Dpse_MV25, whole genome shotgun sequence genomic region, the following are encoded:
- the Grl62b gene encoding uncharacterized protein Grl62b, with protein sequence MESHASAEGFCLCHLMSVWHTIGRIGLYLGYYNVGYAEQRRRFVGDEQLYVHLMALVNLLASLAYLSLSQLWTYEPFVFLLYVPLYVYFLLLRRHLTELLNECATTHRRIQRVLGALFCVRIRRECSYTLASIVMLVSLLSWQLRMYSFYQSCFIAGVAFIYHLQLLFFGSYLLWLSCIYRSLNAFLWRHMRSDRLGLLRALLREQSAIWRLHRRVTRYFGLHFVSFMALPGIRLLLMLQHGTGRQLSLQLVYVVLLLLLQALLLLIGLNLQRQRRRFQRNFLRLRDDPNLFVLRSWRLLQHRTLPQAFGVTLMRRRQHLRRNQDIVTTMFSTNFAATQLVPHPLLLSSVGCKAFSLALTLATFRALLVSHLRELLLLLVLRLLLHKHFNSDESGEGEGPFDDDSNGNVTQTISQVYRFYFYDEFE encoded by the exons ATGGAGAGTCACGCTTCCGCCGAGGGCTTCTGCCTGTGCCACTTGATGAGTGTGTGGCACACAATCGGCCGGATCGGCCTCTACTTGGGCTACTACAACGTGGGCTATGCGGAGCAGCGGCGGCGCTTCGTGGGCGACGAGCAGCTCTACGTCCACCTGATGGCGCTGGTGAATCTGCTGGCCAGCCTGGCCTACCTCTCGCTGAGTCAGCTCTGGACCTACGAGCCGTTTGTGTTCCTGCTGTACGTGCCGCTGTACGTGTacttcctgctgctgcggcgccACCTCACGGAGCTGTTGAACGAGTGTGCGACGACCCACAGGAGGATCCAGCGGGTGCTCGGGGCACTGTTCTGTGTGCGCATCCGTCGCGAGTGCTCCTACACACTCGCCTCGATCGTCATGCTCGTTTCGCTGCTCTCGTGGCAGCTGCGGATGTACTCCTTCTACCAGTCGTGCTTCATAGCCGGCGTGGCCTTCATCTACCACCTGCAGCTGCTCTTCTTCGGCAGCTACCTCCTGTGGCTGTCCTGCATCTACCGCTCGCTGAACGCCTTCCTCTGGCGGCACATGCGAAGCGACCGCCTGGGCCTGCTCAGGGCCCTGCTGCGCGAACAGTCCGCCATTTGGCGCCTGCATCGGAGGGTCACGCGGTACTTCGGCCTGCATTTCGTGAGTTTCATGGCTCTGCCCGGCATCcggctgctgttgatgcttcAGCACGGCACGGGGCGGCAGCTGAGCCTCCAGCTGGTCTACGTagtgctgctcctgctgctgcaggctctcctcctcctgatCGGCCTGAatctgcagcggcagcggcggcgctTCCAGCGGAACTTCCTCCGCCTGCGGGACGACCCCAACTTGTTCGTATTGAGGTCGTGGCGTCTGCTGCAGCATCGTACGCTGCCCCAGGCCTTTGGTGTGACGCTGatgaggcggcggcagcactTGAGGAGGAATCAGGATATTGTAACCACAATG TTCTCCACAAACTTTGCCGCCACTCAGTTGGTGCCACATCCCCTGCTGCTCTCCTCCGTGGGCTGCAAGGCCTTTAGCCTGGCCCTAACTCTGGCCACCTTCCGGGCTCTGCTCGTCAGCCACCTGcgggagctgctgctcctgctcgtcCTTCGTTTGCTGCTCCACAAACACTTCAATTCGGACGAaagcggggagggggaggggcctTTCGACGACGATTCCAACGGCAATGTAACGCAGACAATTAGCCAGGTCTATCGCTTCTATTTCTATGACGAATTCGAGTGA
- the Grl62a gene encoding uncharacterized protein Grl62a codes for MSRIQWLWKALKVFRFLFHSLGFLQLRFSRSRRLYTHRYNCCRYIPCLFVACILLLHQMARQRLEMENALMNSLETDSRPPTDGFSVRCEYLQSLMYLAAMIWSLIRHKSLWQLVNQSQMAYKQLKTLLGRHLILECSWQALVYGGALLLLLFLMGYKTFWLDFPLIEHPQRRVLTASDMHNIANYLMGVPQLVFVLLIALHILYHLLHAGWLQSLQNLRLDRNLKCFQLLLRMLYPLQRRLNLLAGLYFRVTYDCFVCLIAIRIVAFARLLRFDATQVLQQQKSRDDLEDEAAWNGKNLRDLTAPEQLLRESMYLLAWHLALWLLLLAAAHLQQSEYQSLIGHCWQESRIPPFKGRKVPFGEDILDIMASIVPLFIPLKTIVFLLQFQSQICAFDHQRVSICFLSRRIGKRTCFVTLNTALGQWKLRLNLVIGLAVVYFVQQSEIKQLQSYLWQREHE; via the coding sequence ATGTCACGCATTCAGTGGCTCTGGAAAGCGCTCAAAGTATTTCGATTTCTTTTCCACTCGCTGGGCTTCCTGCAGCTCCGTTTCAGCAGATCCCGGCGTCTGTACACCCATAGATACAACTGCTGCAGATACATTCCATGCCTCTTTGTTGCAtgcatcctgctgctgcatcaaATGGCGCGCCAACgcttggaaatggaaaacgcGCTCATGAATTCCCTGGAGACCGATTCGCGGCCCCCGACAGATGGATTCTCCGTGAGATGCGAGTATCTGCAGAGTCTCATGTATCTCGCGGCCATGATATGGTCCTTGATTAGGCACAAGTCCCTCTGGCAGCTGGTCAATCAATCACAGATGGCGTACAAGCAACTGAAGACCCTTCTGGGCAGGCACTTGATCCTGGAATGCTCCTGGCAGGCGCTCGTCTACGGCGgagccctgctgctgctgctcttcctcaTGGGATACAAGACCTTCTGGCTGGATTTTCCGCTCATAGAACACCCCCAGAGAAGGGTCTTGACGGCCAGCGATATGCACAACATCGCTAACTATCTGATGGGCGTGCCGCAACTCGTATTCGTCCTGCTGATAGCCCTGCACATCCTCTATCACCTGCTGCACGCCGGCTGGCTCCAGTCCCTGCAGAATCTCCGCCTGGATAGGAACCTCAAGTGCTTTCAGCTGCTCCTCAGGATGCTGTATCCCCTGCAAAGGAGACTCAATCTCCTGGCGGGCCTCTACTTCAGGGTAACCTACGATTGCTTTGTGTGTCTCATTGCCATTCGCATAGTGGCCTTTGCGCGTCTCCTGCGCTTCGATGCGACGCAGGtgttgcagcagcaaaagagtCGCGACGATCTCGAGGATGAGGCGGCTTGGAATGGCAAAAATCTACGGGATCTGACCGCTCCGGAGCAGCTGCTACGCGAGTCCATGTATCTGTTGGCCTGGCATCTGGCCTtgtggctgctcctcctggctgCCGCACACCTGCAGCAAAGCGAGTATCAATCATTGATTGGCCATTGCTGGCAAGAAAGTAGAATCCCCCCCTTTAAGGGGAGGAAAGTCCCCTTTGGGGAGGATATTCTTGATATCATGGCAAGTATTGTTCCACTCTTTATTCCCCTTAAAACTATTGTTTTCCTCTTGCAGTTCCAATCGCAAATCTGCGCTTTCGATCATCAACGAGTTTCCATTTGTTTCCTCTCTCGGAGAATAGGAAAAAGGACATGTTTTGTCACATTAAATACCGCTTTGGGGCAGTGGAAACTGCGGCTTAACCTCGTGATCGGCTTGGCCGTCGTCTACTTTGTCCAGCAATCGGAAATAAAGCAACTACAGTCGTACCTCTGGCAGAGGGAACACGAATAG